DNA from Streptomyces luteogriseus:
CGGCGACGATCTCGCGGGTCGCCTCGATGCCGTTCAGCTCGGGCATGCGGATGTCCATCAGCACCACGTCCGGGGCGAGTTCGCGGACCTTGGCGACGGCCTCACGGCCGTTCACCGCCTCGCCGACGACCTCGATGTCCGGCATCGCGTTCAGCAGGACCGAGAAGCCCTCGCGGACCATCATCTGGTCGTCCGCGATCAGGACCCGGATGGTCATGCGTCGTCCTCACCCGGCAGGGCGACCGGCAGGAACACCGTCACCTCGTATCCTCCGTCCTCCGTGCCGCCGGCCGTCATCTCGCCGGTCAGCATCGTCACGCGCTCCCGCATGCCCGTGATGCCGTGCCCGGCGCCGGGCGAGGGCTTGATCAGGCTCGGGTTCGGCGGCGGGCCGTTGACTATGCGCAGCCCCAGGCCGCCGAGCACGTACCCGATCTCGACCCGGGCGACCGCCCCCGGCGCGTGCCGCAGGGTGTTGCTCAGGGCCTCCTGCACGATGCGGTACGCCGACAGCTCCACGCCCTGCGGCAGCTCCCGCACCGCGCCCGTCACCGCCTTCTCCACGATCAGCCCGGCCTCCCGGACATTGGCCAGCAGCCCGTCCAGATCGGCGAGCGTGGGCTGCGGGGCGTCCGGAACCTCGTAGTCCTCGGCGCGGACGACGCCGAGCACCCGGCGCAGTTCGGTCAGGGCCGCCACCGCGTTCTCCCGGATCGTGGCGAACGCCTTCTCCAGCTCCGGCGGCGGGTTCTCCACCCGGTACGGCGCGGCCTCCGCCTGGATGGCGACGACCGACATGTGATGGGCGACGACATCGTGCAGCTCGCGGGCGATGGTGGTGCGTTCCTCCAGCAGCGTGCGGCGGGAGCGCTCGTGCGCGGTGACCGTCTGCTGGGCGGTGACCTCCTGCTCGGCGTGACGCCGGATGTGCCAGACGGTGACGCAGAGCAGGATCAGGGCCGACAGGACCAGCATGGCACCGGAGTTGCTGCCGTACTCGTAGTACGTCGGGCCGATGCCGGTGTCCGCGACGAGGGCGTACAGCGCCGTCAGCACCCACATCCAGCCGGCCGTGCGCGGCCGGGTGCGGATCGCCACGACCGTCAGCACGGTCAGGTGGCAGGCGAAGCTGCCGGCCGCCCAGGGCCATTCGCCCCAGCGGCTGCCGAGCACCGAGGCGAGCGGGGTGGAGACCATGGACGCCCAGAACGCCCCGACCGGCCGCACCATGGTCAGCAGCACGGGAATCGCGCAGAGCAGACCGAGCAGCAGGGCCGGGCCGCCGCTGTCGACGGTGGAGAAGGCCAGGGTGATCAGGGCCGCCGCGATGATCAGGGCGTGCGGGAGCCACGCCGCGTACTCCCGCAGCCGGCCCGGCAGCCGCCGGACGATCCATCCGTCCGTACGCCGGGCCGGCAGCGGCCGGTAGGCGAACGCGTCCTGGAAGAGGTCCTGCCTCAGGCCACGCAGGGAATCCACCGCCACCCGGTACTCCGGGCTGCGCGATGTGGCCCGGTCCCCCGGCGGCGTGGTCTGCGTGTGAGTCGTCTCGGTCACGTACAGAACGGTATGCGCACCCCCGGGTGCCGGTCGTCCCCAGTGAGACGGGTTCCCGCCCGTCCCTCTCAGGTACTACGGGGCCGACCAGGCGCGATCGGGTCCGTCCCTCAGTAGCCCGACGGCCGCACCAGCCCCGACTCGTAGGCGAACACCGCCGCCTGCGTCCGGTCCCTGAGGCCCAGCTTCACCAGGATGCGCCCCACGTGGGTCTTCACCGTCTGCTCGGCCACATACAGGTGCCGGGCGATCTCCACGTTCGACAGGCCCTGCGCGATCAGCGCGAGCACCTCTGTCTCCCGCTCGGTCAGGTCGCCGATACGCTCCTTGAGCGGGGCGCGGGGCTTGCCGTCGAGCCGCGAGAACTCGGCGATCAGCTTGCGGGTGATGACCGGGGCGAGCAGCGCCTCCCCGGCGGCGACCACCCGGACCGCCTCGGCGAGCTGCTCCGCCGACGCGTCCTTCAGCAGGAACCCGGAGGCCCCGGCGCGCAGCGCGTCGTACACGTACTCGTCGAGGTCGAAGGTGGTGAGCACCAGCACCTTGATGTCCGGGTGCGCGGCCGTGATCTGCTCGGTCGCCTCGATGCCGCCGATGCCGGGCATGCGGATGTCCATGAGGACGACGTCGGGAAGGGTCTCGGCGGCCCTCGCGACGCCGCCCTCGCCGTCCTTCGCCTCGCCGACGACCTCTATGTCGGGCTGGACGCCGAGCAGCACGGTGAAGCCCTGCCGGACCATCGCCTGGTCGTCGACGATGAGAACCCGGATGGGGTCGCCGGTGCCGCTCGTCATGAGGTCCCTTTCCTGAGGGCCGTGGGGTCGTCGGTGCCCGGGGTGTCGACGGGCGGGGTGTCCGGGAGGAAGGCGGTGACCTTGAAGCCGTCCCAGTGCCAGGGGTGCGCCGTCATCGTGCCACCGAGCATCGCGACCCGCTCCCGCATGCCGAGCAGTCCGTGCCCCGCCCCCGTCGAGGGCGGGGCCGGGCCGGTCGGGCGGCCGTTGACGATCTCCACCTCCAGGCCGTCCGGCTCGTACGTGAGACGGACTGTGATGGGCGCGCCGGGCGCGTGCCGCAGGGCGTTGCTCAGCGCCTCCTGCACGATCCGGTACGCCGACAGCTCCACGCCGGGCGGCAGCGGGCGCCGCTCGCCGCTGATGTCGGTGACGACCTCGCGGCCGACGGCCCGGGTGTTCTCCACCAGCGCGTCGAGCCGGTCGAGCGTGGGCTGGGGGGCGTGCGGCGCGGTCCCGTCGCCGAAGCCGTCGGGCGGCTCTCCCGGCCCGATGTGCTCCGAGCGCAGCACGCCCAGCACACGGCGCAGCTCGGTCAGTGCCTCCAGCGCGTTCTGCCGGATGCCCGCGAGGTTCTCCCTGAGCTCGTCGGGCGGGTTCTCGACGAGGTGCGGGGCGACCTGCGCCTGGATGGAGATGACCGACATGTGGTGGGCCACCACGTCGTGGAGCTCCCGCGCGATGCGGCTGCGCTCCTCCAGCAGGGTGCGCCGGGTGCGTTCCTCGGCGGTGAGGGTGGTCTGCTCGACGAGTTGGGCGCGGGCTTCGCGGCGGCCCCTGAGCGCGCTGCCGAGTATCACGACGACGGTGAACAGGGAGACCGCGAGGATGCCGGTGGTGTCGTAGGGCTCCCCCGTCCACAGGCTCTCGAAGGCCCAGGTGAGGAACGCGGTCGCCGCCAGGGCCGCCACCGCGGCGCGGGTGGGCACCCGCAGCGCGAGCAGCAGCAGCACGAGCAGCTCGGCGATGATTCCGGCGGCGGTCCAGGGCCAGGTGTAGGTCTCCAGGTCGAAGCCCATGCGGGTGCGCACCGTGGCGGCGATCAGGGTGAACGCGCCCAGGGACAGCCACCACGCCGGCACCGGTCGCCACAGCCCCAGCACCACGGCGCCGCCCTGGCCGGCCGCGGCCAGGAGGGCAAGACCGGATGGGAGATGCCCGTTGTCCGTCAGATCACCCGTGCCACCGACCGTGATGCCGACGGCGGCCAGGCACAGCAGCCCGTGCGGCAGCCAGCGCAGCCAGGTGGAGGGGGGCAGCGGGTCCGCCCGGACGGTCCACAGGTCCCCGCGCAGTGCGCGCAGCCAGCCCGTGACACGCGCTCGCAGCGCGCGGCCCACCCCCGTGTCCATCACGCGGCTCAGCCTAGACATGTCGCGCCTTCGCCGCTGTGCCCCGGTCGGACGGGCGGTGCGAGCGCACCACGCGCGCCCTGCGGCCCCGGCCGCCGCCGTTCCGTTCGAAGGAGTGAAAGGCGGCCCAGCAGACCGCGAGGGCCAGCGCGAACACGGGCAGCCACAGCAGCCGGACCCCGACCCAGCCGAGACCGTCGGGCGGGGTGTGCAGGCCGGGCAGCCGGCCGGCGAGGAGGCCGGTGGCGGTCGTGGCCATCAGGGCCGTCTGGTGCCAGAGGAAGACGGTCATCGCGGAGATGTTGACGAGTGCCACCGCCGCCCACGCCACGGGCCGGCGCAGCGCGTGCCGCAGGCGCTCGCGCAGCAGCAGGGCGAGACCGCACTGGGCCAGGCCGAACGTGACGACGGCCAGCGACGGCGGGTCCAGATTGGACATGCCCTCGCCCGGGACGCCGACCATCGAGGCCGGATAGCCCGCCCATGCGACGAGCGCCGCGGTCGCCGCGGCCCCGGCCCCCAGCAGGACCCATCCCGCGCGGCGGCGCTCCAGCTCACCGCGGGTCCAGGCCGCGCCCAGCGTGTAGGGCACCGCCCAGGCCGCTGCCACGTTGACCCAGCCCAGCCAGGAGGGGCCGCCGAGGCCGAAGCGCAGCAGGTCGACGTGGAGCACGACGGCCAGCGGCCAGAGCGGGTTGAGCCGGGTGAGCAGCGGGGTCGCCGCCGTCAGGCCGGCGAACACCAGGAGGAACCACAGCGGGGCCAGGGCCAGTTTCACCAGCGTGCGGACCGTGCCGAACTCGGCGCCCGACAGCAGCAGGGCGAGCGCGGCCACCGTCCACAGCCCGAGGACGGCCACGACCGGCTTGCACAACCGGGTCAGACGGCCCGTCAGCCACTGGCGGTACGGGACCCCCCGGGCACGCGCCGAGGCGTGGCCGCGGGTGGCGACATGGCCCCCGACCAGGAAGAACACGGCGAGTGTCTGGAACATCCAGGAGATGGGCGCCAGCCAGGGCATGTGCTGCAGGGGGCTCGCCGTGCGCAGGGTGCGGCCGTCGGAGACCAGGGCCGTGACGAGCCAGTGCCCGACGACGACGCCGAGGACGGCGGCGGCCCGCAGGGCGTCCACGGCCCGGTCGCGACCGGGCGGGGTGGCCGCGCCGATGCGGTCGGCGCCGCGGCGCACTTCCTGCCGGACGGCGCGTACTCCGATGTCAGTCATGGGTCACCGCCTTGGTCTCGCCCAGGACGATCCGGGCCAGGTTGGTCAGGGAGGTCGAACCGGGCCTGAAGTAGTCGCTGTGGCCGCCGTCGCCCGCCGTGAAGACCCGGGCGCCGAAGGCCGGGGAGACGGGGTCGGTACCGAAGCCGACCGTGGTGCCGAACAGGTCCAGGTCGAGGTGCGGGACGTTCTCCACCCAGTCGCCACGGCCCCGGGCCGCCCAGACGCGGGCGCGGGCGTGCAGGGCGGCGGCGGTGTCCGCGCCGGTGCCGGGGCTGCCGACGAGCGCGATGTCGTCGACGTCGAGCCCAGCGGCGGAACGGCCGCAGACGACCGAGCCGTAGGAGTGGCAGAGCAGTGCGACGCGCGCCTCTTCGCCGGATATCGCGCGCAGGTCGGCGACCAGGGCGCGCAGGTGCGGGGCCGCCTGCTCCGCCCTGCCGGTCGTCGTGACCGTCGTGCTGACCGTGCCCGGCGTCTCGTAGCCCAGCCAGGCCACGACCGCGGTGCGTGTGCCCGCCGGGGCCTGCGAGGCGAGCTGCCGGTACAGGGCGGAGGCCGCGGCGAGGAACCGGCCGTAGGTGTCGAGGCCCGTGTCGGAGCCGGGGACCAGGACGGCGACGCGGTCCGCCCGGGCGAGGTCACCGAGGACCTCCGTCACCCGGCCCGAGCCGCGGCCGTCGAAGTGGAGCAAATGCCGTGTGGAAGCGGCCAGTTGACGGTCCGTCGCGGCACGGCTGCGGTCGTGGTGGGCGGCGGCCAGGCGGGACGCCTCGGCGGCGTTGGCCCGGTTGGCCGCGTAGGCCTCGTCGAGCGTCGCCGCACTGAGGGGCGGGAGTGAGGCGGGGGCCGGTGCGGGGATGTCCGGTCGCACGGCCGCGGAGAGGGGGAGGACCACGGCGCCCGCGACGAGCGCGGCGAGCGCGGCGCGGCGCCACCGCCCCGCCTGCCGCCACCGCCCCGCCTGCCGCCCTCGCCCGGCGCGGCCTCCGCCGTCGGCGCGACGTCCGCCGTCGGCGGCACGGCGGTACTTCGCTGCGGACCCCATGGTCGTCCCCCTCCAGCGCACCCGGCCATCGGGTCTGCATGGAAGGGAAGTTACGGAGCGGGCGACCTCGTCCGCGTCACACCCTGGAACCCATCCGCGGCGTAGCTCTCAGGTACTACGGGTATGACCGGGGGCCTCCTCCTACGGGCCCGCCGAGGGCGCTGCCGGCAACGGCCGCGCGGAGGTGCTCACCAGGCCAGTTGCGCGATCTCCTCCACGACCACCGCGCACGCGTCCGCCGCCGGGTCGATGAGCGGGAAGTGCCCCACGTCCTCCAGCAGCGTCACCCCCACCATCTCCCCCGCCTTCGCCGCCGCCTCCGCGTACGACTCGGCGACGGCCTGCGGCACATCGAGGTCCGCACGGCCCTGGACGAGGGTGGTGGCGATGCCGGTGGGCAGCAGCAGCGCCGGGTCGGCGAACGGCTGCCGCGCGGCGAAGTTCTCGTCTCCGCCCAGGAGTTGACGCGCCGCGCCC
Protein-coding regions in this window:
- a CDS encoding sensor histidine kinase → MSRLSRVMDTGVGRALRARVTGWLRALRGDLWTVRADPLPPSTWLRWLPHGLLCLAAVGITVGGTGDLTDNGHLPSGLALLAAAGQGGAVVLGLWRPVPAWWLSLGAFTLIAATVRTRMGFDLETYTWPWTAAGIIAELLVLLLLALRVPTRAAVAALAATAFLTWAFESLWTGEPYDTTGILAVSLFTVVVILGSALRGRREARAQLVEQTTLTAEERTRRTLLEERSRIARELHDVVAHHMSVISIQAQVAPHLVENPPDELRENLAGIRQNALEALTELRRVLGVLRSEHIGPGEPPDGFGDGTAPHAPQPTLDRLDALVENTRAVGREVVTDISGERRPLPPGVELSAYRIVQEALSNALRHAPGAPITVRLTYEPDGLEVEIVNGRPTGPAPPSTGAGHGLLGMRERVAMLGGTMTAHPWHWDGFKVTAFLPDTPPVDTPGTDDPTALRKGTS
- a CDS encoding alpha/beta hydrolase, which codes for MGSAAKYRRAADGGRRADGGGRAGRGRQAGRWRQAGRWRRAALAALVAGAVVLPLSAAVRPDIPAPAPASLPPLSAATLDEAYAANRANAAEASRLAAAHHDRSRAATDRQLAASTRHLLHFDGRGSGRVTEVLGDLARADRVAVLVPGSDTGLDTYGRFLAAASALYRQLASQAPAGTRTAVVAWLGYETPGTVSTTVTTTGRAEQAAPHLRALVADLRAISGEEARVALLCHSYGSVVCGRSAAGLDVDDIALVGSPGTGADTAAALHARARVWAARGRGDWVENVPHLDLDLFGTTVGFGTDPVSPAFGARVFTAGDGGHSDYFRPGSTSLTNLARIVLGETKAVTHD
- a CDS encoding acyltransferase family protein, which gives rise to MTDIGVRAVRQEVRRGADRIGAATPPGRDRAVDALRAAAVLGVVVGHWLVTALVSDGRTLRTASPLQHMPWLAPISWMFQTLAVFFLVGGHVATRGHASARARGVPYRQWLTGRLTRLCKPVVAVLGLWTVAALALLLSGAEFGTVRTLVKLALAPLWFLLVFAGLTAATPLLTRLNPLWPLAVVLHVDLLRFGLGGPSWLGWVNVAAAWAVPYTLGAAWTRGELERRRAGWVLLGAGAAATAALVAWAGYPASMVGVPGEGMSNLDPPSLAVVTFGLAQCGLALLLRERLRHALRRPVAWAAVALVNISAMTVFLWHQTALMATTATGLLAGRLPGLHTPPDGLGWVGVRLLWLPVFALALAVCWAAFHSFERNGGGRGRRARVVRSHRPSDRGTAAKARHV
- a CDS encoding response regulator translates to MTSGTGDPIRVLIVDDQAMVRQGFTVLLGVQPDIEVVGEAKDGEGGVARAAETLPDVVLMDIRMPGIGGIEATEQITAAHPDIKVLVLTTFDLDEYVYDALRAGASGFLLKDASAEQLAEAVRVVAAGEALLAPVITRKLIAEFSRLDGKPRAPLKERIGDLTERETEVLALIAQGLSNVEIARHLYVAEQTVKTHVGRILVKLGLRDRTQAAVFAYESGLVRPSGY
- a CDS encoding sensor histidine kinase, whose amino-acid sequence is MTETTHTQTTPPGDRATSRSPEYRVAVDSLRGLRQDLFQDAFAYRPLPARRTDGWIVRRLPGRLREYAAWLPHALIIAAALITLAFSTVDSGGPALLLGLLCAIPVLLTMVRPVGAFWASMVSTPLASVLGSRWGEWPWAAGSFACHLTVLTVVAIRTRPRTAGWMWVLTALYALVADTGIGPTYYEYGSNSGAMLVLSALILLCVTVWHIRRHAEQEVTAQQTVTAHERSRRTLLEERTTIARELHDVVAHHMSVVAIQAEAAPYRVENPPPELEKAFATIRENAVAALTELRRVLGVVRAEDYEVPDAPQPTLADLDGLLANVREAGLIVEKAVTGAVRELPQGVELSAYRIVQEALSNTLRHAPGAVARVEIGYVLGGLGLRIVNGPPPNPSLIKPSPGAGHGITGMRERVTMLTGEMTAGGTEDGGYEVTVFLPVALPGEDDA